AGAAACAGGGATTAAAGTAATAGATTTAATTTGTCCTTTTTCAAAAGGTGGAAAGGTTGGTTTATTTGGAGGGGCTGGTGTAGGAAAAACAGTTAATATGATGGAATTAATTAGAAATATTGCAATAGAACATTCAGGTTATTCAGTATTTACTGGAGTTGGTGAAAGAACAAGAGAAGGAAATGATTTTTATCATGAAATGAAAGCTTCTCAAGTATTAGATAAAGTCTCTCTTGTATATGGACAAATGAATGAACCTCCAGGAAATCGATTACGAGTTGCTTTCACAGGATTAACTATAGCAGAAAAATTTCGTGATGAAGGAAAGAATGTTTTATTATTTATTGATAATATATATCGATATACTTTAGCTGGAACTGAAGTATCTGCATTACTTGGAAGAATGCCATCCGCAGTTGGATACCAACCTACTTTATCTGAAGAAATGGGTTTATTACAAGAAAGAATCACTTCAACAAAAAAAGGATCTATTACTTCTATTCAAGCAGTATATGTTCCAGCAGACGATTTAACAGATCCGTCTCCTGCAACTACATTTGCACATTTAGATTCTACAGTAACGTTAAGTCGACAAATTGCATCATTAGGTATTTATCCGGCTGTTGATCCTTTGAATTCATCAAGTCGTCAACTAGATCCTAGTATTGTTGGTGATGAACATTATAATACAGCACGTGAAGTACAATCAGTATTACAAAGATATCAAGAATTAAAAGATATTATATCTATCTTAGGGATAGATGAAATTTCTGAAGAAGATAAAAAAATAGTTTCAAGAGCACGTAAAATACAGAGATTTTTATCACAACCCTTTTTTGTAGCAGAAATATTTACTGGTTCTCCAGGTAAATATGTATCTTTAAAAGATAATATTCGTGCTTTTAAAGGTATTATAGAAGGTGAATTTGATCATTTACCAGAGCAAGCATTTTATATGGTTGGCGGCATTGAAGAAGTTGAAAAAAAATCAAAAAAATTATAATAAATATTTTTTGGATATATTTATGGATTTTCATTTAGATATTGTCAGTGTTAAAGAGAGTATATTTTCCGGATTAGTAAAAAAAATACGTATATCTGGAAGTGAAGGAGAAATGGGTATTTACCCAGGACATTCTCAATTATTAAGTATAATTAAACCAGGTATAGTATATATATTTCATAAAAATAAAACTGAAGAATGTCTTTATATATCTGGAGGAATATTAGAAATTCAACCTTTTGTTGTTTCGATTTTGGCGGATGTTGCTATTCGAGGTGCAGATTTAGATCGAAAACGTATCTTAAAAACTAAACAACAAGCTGAAGAATATTGTAAAAATATAGATAAAAATATAAATAAAAAAGATATTTTGCTAAAAATATCTCATGAAATTGCAAAACTTCGTGTACTTGAAATAATGGATAAATTTAAGCAATAGAAAATAGTCTATTCGCGGCTGGTTTTCCTGCCGCAATTAATTTATAAATATTTTTTATAAATATCAATAATTTATTAAAAGGAGAGAGTATAAAAAATTGTTTAAATATCTATATTACTTGCATTTAAGGCATTTTTTTCTATAAATTTTCTTCTAGGTTCAACTGCATCTCCCATAAGTGTATTAAATAAATTATTTGCTGAAATGGCATCATGAATTGTTACTTGTAACATATTTCTTGTTTCAGGGTTCATTGTTGTATGCCATAATTGATCAGGATTCATTTCACCGAGTCCTTTATATCGTTGTATAA
The Buchnera aphidicola (Protaphis terricola) genome window above contains:
- the atpD gene encoding F0F1 ATP synthase subunit beta; this translates as MITGKIIQIIGAVVDVEFNQNSVPKIYNALEVKNQTKTLILEVQQQLGSGIVRTIAMGSTNGLKRGLNVINLGHYIKVPVGQPTLGRIINVLGETIDNQGPLKNINSSQIEYWEIHRTPPSYREQSTSQEILETGIKVIDLICPFSKGGKVGLFGGAGVGKTVNMMELIRNIAIEHSGYSVFTGVGERTREGNDFYHEMKASQVLDKVSLVYGQMNEPPGNRLRVAFTGLTIAEKFRDEGKNVLLFIDNIYRYTLAGTEVSALLGRMPSAVGYQPTLSEEMGLLQERITSTKKGSITSIQAVYVPADDLTDPSPATTFAHLDSTVTLSRQIASLGIYPAVDPLNSSSRQLDPSIVGDEHYNTAREVQSVLQRYQELKDIISILGIDEISEEDKKIVSRARKIQRFLSQPFFVAEIFTGSPGKYVSLKDNIRAFKGIIEGEFDHLPEQAFYMVGGIEEVEKKSKKL
- a CDS encoding F0F1 ATP synthase subunit epsilon, producing MFMDFHLDIVSVKESIFSGLVKKIRISGSEGEMGIYPGHSQLLSIIKPGIVYIFHKNKTEECLYISGGILEIQPFVVSILADVAIRGADLDRKRILKTKQQAEEYCKNIDKNINKKDILLKISHEIAKLRVLEIMDKFKQ